A section of the Coleofasciculus sp. FACHB-T130 genome encodes:
- a CDS encoding cupin domain-containing protein, with amino-acid sequence MAEKKSLILRRQQIEDNMQTFSHPWNPKSEISGTQMGRLLGLKRTGVNFAKVPPGKESFVYHSHYREEEWIYILSGCGIAEIDGEEFEVGAGDFMAFPTPSVAHHLRNAGDEDLVYLMGGENLDIEIADFPHLGKRMFRREDAIEIFDVSDAKPFGALDT; translated from the coding sequence ATGGCAGAGAAGAAATCTTTGATTTTGCGGCGTCAACAAATAGAAGACAATATGCAAACATTCTCACACCCCTGGAATCCGAAATCCGAAATTTCAGGGACACAAATGGGGCGTTTGCTCGGACTAAAGCGCACCGGAGTCAACTTTGCAAAAGTCCCTCCCGGAAAGGAATCCTTTGTCTATCATTCTCATTACCGCGAGGAAGAATGGATTTACATCCTATCCGGTTGCGGAATTGCGGAAATTGATGGCGAAGAATTTGAGGTTGGTGCAGGAGACTTCATGGCATTCCCAACTCCTTCAGTCGCTCATCATCTGAGGAATGCAGGCGATGAAGACTTAGTTTACCTAATGGGAGGAGAAAACCTCGATATAGAAATTGCCGATTTTCCGCACCTTGGAAAACGCATGTTTCGCCGTGAAGATGCTATTGAAATTTTTGACGTGTCAGATGCCAAACCGTTTGGAGCATTAGACACCTGA
- a CDS encoding GrpB family protein — protein sequence MPFKVEVVPHNLQWRDAFEAESQQVAEAMGENMVAIHHIGSTAIPNIYAKPIIDLLVEVKDISRVDEQSAAMESLGYEVMGEYGIPGRRFFLKNSQAGIRTHHIHTFEIGSAQVKRHLAFRDYMIAHPDDAQQYSNLKRKLAEMYPDDIEGYMDGKDDFIKTIDQKAAEWCVSSVKE from the coding sequence ATGCCGTTCAAAGTTGAAGTAGTTCCACACAATCTACAGTGGCGAGATGCGTTTGAGGCTGAGTCGCAGCAAGTTGCCGAGGCAATGGGTGAAAATATGGTTGCAATACATCATATTGGTAGCACGGCAATTCCTAATATTTACGCAAAGCCCATCATCGATCTGCTGGTTGAAGTGAAAGACATTTCTCGTGTAGATGAGCAGAGTGCAGCAATGGAGTCACTGGGTTATGAAGTGATGGGTGAATATGGAATTCCCGGTCGTCGATTCTTCCTTAAGAATAGCCAAGCAGGTATCAGAACACATCACATTCACACATTCGAGATTGGTTCAGCACAGGTAAAGCGTCACTTAGCATTTCGAGATTACATGATTGCTCATCCTGACGATGCACAGCAATACAGTAACCTTAAGCGGAAATTAGCCGAGATGTATCCCGATGATATAGAGGGATATATGGACGGGAAAGACGACTTTATCAAAACCATTGACCAAAAAGCGGCAGAGTGGTGTGTGTCTTCAGTAAAGGAGTAA